TGGTCTAAAGTAATTTAAGGTGTGTCTTTATATCTCTGTTTATTGTGTGTCACCTTCTGACTGAACTTTTAGTTTCACTTTTCCACTTAGTAACTGCAAGAGATAGTTTCACGTGATACACTTCTGCATTGTTTGTCAGCTGAAAGCTTATCTTTGGTTTGGtttattttttctcttcctTTAAGAGATTTTCTCTTTTACAGGTATATATTGTACATATTTTTAGATgacttatttttacattcttgATGTAAATTTTTAACCtagcatttgttttgtttgaggTTATTCTCCTTTGGTTAATAGCAAAACATCATAAGATaagttggtaacactttacaataacagtacatgaataatcatgtactaatacataaattaataatcagTTTAATATGAACTAATGATGAGTTAAGCTATTTACTAATCAATAACTAACCGTAACTATGTTAtgagtcatatgaattcatgcatgaattacacccaccttaactacacattaatacatgtatgttagttaatgcattaattaacacTTTGGGTAACCGAAATCAAACATGCTCtagaacagtggttcccaacggTTTGCAGGATCTGATGCTTTGTTTGAGGtcaaataaagatgcataaaatgttccACTTATAACTTTGCGTACTCCATATCAAACAAGCTCTCTAGAAGAACGAAAATAActtttgttaatgcaaaatgtttaggtttgtaatgcaaaactgtttatatatttgctCCTGCAGCTGAGCTAAAAACATTGAATGGCACTGGATTTCTTGCAACATTTACAGTTAACCTTAATCATTAAATGTGCAATTAtggattaataattaaaattagttCCACTGCTGCCATTAAGAGTGACAGACGCTATTctttctaaatttaaatcagTGTTAGCCTACAGACGATAGTTATTGTGTGAACTGGCTCGTCTTTACATCAAAATGCTCAtacagtatttgttttgttcttCTTTTAAGCCATTATTACCCCTTCCAAATGTCTGACTAATTTTCACATTTGCTCCtctcctttaaaaccaccaaaaATTTGGATTTTGATGAGCTGAATTTGTATAGAATGTGTAATTGATaactttttaacagtgtacCCCTCCAAGAAAAGTCATTGTGTAGGGCCTACACAATAATACATTAACAAGTCAttaatttatgttagtttatgagtagttaacgatgagttaataatgatgtgccccttcaagtaaagtcatgacctaatcatacattaacaaatcatgaatttttgttagtttatgagtagttaacgatgagttagtaatgatgtgccccctcaagtaaagtcatgacctaatgataccataacaaatcatgaatttatgttagtttatgagtagttaacgatgagttaataatgatgtgccccctcaagtaaagtcatgacctaatgataccataacaaatcatgaatttatgttagtttatgagtagttaacgatgagttagtaatgatgtgcccccttagtaaagtcatgaccttatcatacattaacaaataaaaatataagttaccCAGTGGCGGAGGCAGAAAGTGTTTTTGATAGGTGGGCATCTATACATCTGCGGGCCAGAAAAattcacatactttttttaaCTTGCGTTATTTGGGAAGATAAAATGACTGTGTTCTTTCCGtcagttttgtacattttagaTGGAATTACGTTATTCAATCTAACTGTATTACAATCGGCCGTCTCTCAAAcagaaggctgcatcctccggaggtcggatatgcaggctgcatacgtcattaagcttggtttatttcaattaaataagcataacattcgcaagtcataagcatattacaacgatTTACGATGAACTATTTAAGCATTGAGCATTTATTTAGCTAAACGCCCGTGGCTTACCTAAGCACTGGTTCTGAAACATAGAGGACCCAGAAGCAAAAAATatcaacactgctttattgaaaatcaacttaaacagtccAGTCGGGCCGTCGAGTCCCGAGCCACCAAGAGCGAGTTAACTTTAGTGTTGCTGGTGTACACCGTTTTTATTTAGAAGTCTTTTCTTTACCGCAGTGATCCACACGTTCACACACGAATCTGCTACTCAGTGCAATCTAACCTACCGCGCTCTCTTCAAACCCGCCTCTTCCGCTCTAGATGACAGCAGCGATTGGTGGACGGAAAGCAAGACATtaccgtaataaaccatatattgccAAAAAGCGCAATTTGTTTTCTTTAGGAGCAATTCTAATTTTTTGATAGTTCAAATGGTTGAAGAATTACGgtttgaatgaaaaaacataatgTATTTCCATGAATCTGATTGGGTGGGCAAGCTGTCAATCCACCTGTAGATCCGCCTCTGGCTGAACGCTGATCCTGAAACAATGcgaaaaattaattaaacaataattaaaataacatcAAGATAACATTTTAATAGCTTTCACAAATAAACTGGTATGATTGACGGTTTGATGGTCTTTATATGAAAACTATACATTTGGCATTGTGactttggttaacatgtttgtcatttctgAGGAATAGTCAGAATGATTTTAACTGAAATATTTTGACAGCGCCAAAGGCAGCAGACCACAAGTGCAACGAGCTGGCAGCCTGTTGTAGGCCGTAATGTTTACATCCACCTTCCTTTTGATTTTGCAATCTACTACAAGCACACAAAAATAGAGAACAATTatcttacataataaaatactttaactACCTGCTATCTTGGTATTGTGAGCACATGAATTTGAaaaatatcttttgtttctaaaattataagtggaacattttatgcatctttatttgaCCTCAAACGAAGCATCAGATCCTGCAAAccgttgggaaccactgttctaGAGCATGTTTGATTTCGGTTACCCAAAgtgttaattaatgcattaactaacaaacatgtattaatgtgtagttaaggtgggtgtaattcatgcatgaattcatatgactcaTGACATAGTTATGGTTAGTTATTGATTAGTACATGGCTTAACTTATCATTACTtcatattaaagtaattattaatttatgtattagtacatgattattcatgtactgttattgtaaagtgttaccgataaGTTAGTGCAGGAGGGTCTATACTGTAGATAAAACTTGTGTTGCAAGTCACATGGGGAAAAAAGTTGAACAGCAACATGCCAGAAGAAAGTTGTGGTGTTTTGCTGTAAATTCCCAACAATTGCTCACTGTCCGTCAGGCTAGGTATAAacataaagaaaaaaatcttgtttaacAGTAGTGCATGATCCTAACCGTACAGGAAATTCTTTTGAACTACTGgtatataaaaaagttaaataagtTGGTTTGGATGAAGCATATAAAAGAGTAAATGTCAAATCTGGCAAAATCACTACAAATGTAAAAGGGAACAAGGCTTGTGAAATAAAAGATGTTTTACCAGTTGTCACAGTTTGGCCGTGTTTCTTtcggttttgtttttcttcctGTTAATCATCACTAAAGGCTCTAACGTTCCACAAATATAGACCGGTGCATTGGTGTCACCAAACTATTTCTTGATTTAGAACAATGGTCGCCCACTTTTTTAAGCCCACAATCTTTGATCATATTCTTAATGAAAGGAAGATCTACCTATCAAGGAGTTAAGAAAAAAAGACATCCCAGACTGTGCTTATGTCCTTTTAATTTATTAACTGTATCTGAATTACATCAAACGCTTTGGTCTGATGTTCAAATTGATCAAAACAAGCAAACTTTGTAATACAGTAAAGATCCATTCACACTGAATTGAGACATTTTCATAAGCATTTTATCATATTTGTTGATACTGCTAGCTGATTAGCTAATCTTCTAACCCCACAACTAATCTTAAACCCAACCATTGATTTAGGTTTTATGGAAATCCCAGCAAAactttccaggatttttctccatatagtggacctcaacagtttacagtttaaataCAGGTTTAATGGCTCTTAACAATCCCAACCAAAAAGGTATTTTCTAGTGAAACCATTGTCAATttcaccaaaaaaataaaaataagtacttttaaaccacaatgtTGAGGTCCACTGAAGTCCTAGAGAAAAATCTTGGAtcgttttcctcaaaaaacattctTTTCCACTgaagaaagacagacataaacatcttggaagATATGGGGGTGAGAACATTTTCagaattttttatgaaagtgaagtAATCCTTTGACTTTTATGTTTATCCACTGAAAATTATTTGTGAACAAGCAGTGACATCACACATGTTCATACATATATGCTATATACTAATATGCTTTGCATTTTGCTGATGAGTCACTGTCATTAAATATTCAGTTGATAACAGTCAGGGCTCTTGGGATGTTGGATTAACTGATTAACTATTGTTAGTGACCCAGCTAACACAAACAGGTAACTGTTACATAACGTCACGTAATATGATGACCAAACTTACATCGTGGCGACCGGAAAAGTAAAATCTCTGGATTTGTCTCCTCGGCCGTAACTTCGCAACTTAATCTGCCTGTCGTGGGCACGTCGTGACAACGAAATGAATTAAAAGTTTTGTGGTGGTAAGTTTTGTGTTTGGGTCTCAGTTCAGGGAAACGACCGGTCCTGTCAAACACCGTGCTGTGCACGCGCGGTCACGCTCTCTGATTGAGTTAAGCTGACGGTGGGAGGCACATGCTGTTTTTTGCATGTAAAAAGCAGCTCGTAAGGTGGTTAAATATCTATTCTATTTTGACTTATTTAAGGGAAACTTTGTGACAGAAAAGTTTTAACTATCCTTAATAgaatatgaatatttatataattgtaATGGTAATGAAATTACCTCCATGGGACGTAACAGTTACATTCCCAGTAAGTTATGAAATTACCAAAATAGTACAAATGTATTACGTAACTGGATGTTCTTGCGTTATCTCGCGACGTTAGGAGACAGTACTAGCGACTTAGGGATTTACCTAACAGTTATGTTGCCAGCTAGTCATGAAattaccaaaaatgaaaaataaattacGTAACTAGGACGTCATGTGTTAGCTGGGGAGATTATAGGAAGTGTGCATTCAGAAATCTATAAACACATTATTAAAAATTTTATTGTATAGAACAGGATGAAGATGATCGTTTGGGTCTGCTGTTAATAGCATGCATCTGCTGTCTATGCTGCTGCCTCAACGCCTCCATGTTCTGCTCATTTCTTTGCCGTTGATCTTCTATCATCTGCGCATAATTTCTTGAGGTTCTCTCCTCTGCCTCCGCATTCTTCCTCTTTAACTCGTCTATCTCCCAAGCCATCCTATTTGCTTTCTCCTGAAAGCCTTTCTCCATCAGGGCGGCCTTTTCTCTTAACTTGCTCTCCATCGCACGCTCCGTCTCTTGTTTTTGGAGAAACATCTCATCTTCCATCATCTGTTTGACCTGTCTCATTCTCTCTTCATTATTCTGTCGTTCAATTTCCATCTTCTCCTCCAGATGACGTTGCTTCTCTTCCTGGGCCTTAATTTCTTGTTCCAGAAGGACtgccctctctctctcctctggAAAAAATAACATGTATAATTGGGCTGGTCCTATTCATGCTTCCTGTTTAGTGCATACTGTCTCTACTCTGTTAAACACACAAAGCCGTTACCACAAATCCTTCTTTCATTTTCAGTTAGTTTATTATCAGCCTGCAGGATGGATGTTGTAATGGTCGCCTTTTCCTGTAAAAACTTCTCCAACACCTCAGCACTCTATATAGACACACAAGGAAAGAGTAAACatggttttaaagggatagttcaccctaaaatatAAATTCTGACAGCAGTAATTCACCCTCAAGTTGTACCAAACCTATTGCTGAATACAAAGAAAGATTTGTAACAATGGTAATGAATAGTATTGTAAATAATTGTTgtaattcatattcatgttcATGTTATGTGTTAATACCAAATAATGTAACATTAATGACCTTGACTTCTTTATTGGCCTGTGTGTTGTACTGAATCACAATGTCCTCCAGGTCCCGACAGAAGAGATCATAACCTCCTGGTCTTGCATAGTATCCTCCAGTGATTCTTTCGGTCATTTGTTCAGAGAGACATGATATAATACATTCACATTTTCCCTCAGAAGCTGTCTCATTGTCCAAGAGATATCTATCAAACTCATGATTGATGGCTTCCTGAAACAGTGCACAGAAAAAACAAGGTACATATCACGCTCACTGTGAAGTTTCTACAGTTCATTAGCAGATGCTTTAAGCACCTTACACGTTATCTACTTACAGTACCAGTGGTAATACAAGATGTACTGACCTAACCACTGGGAACAATGGGTTCAGTGTTTTCCCCAGTGGCATTCTGACATATAGCCAGAATGCACCTGGGTTTTAATTGGAtaactttagtttttttgtcGATTTCTCTACCTCCGAGACACATTTTTGTAAAACCATGCACATGCTGGGATAGGCTCCAGGATTCTGAGAATCCAACACAGGACAGGCAGTTGGAAATAGAGGCTTATTTCTTTTTAATTaagttttcattttcttttgatTGTTTAAATTGGTTTAACAAGAAGAACTTGACACTGTTCAAGTAACTTGATTCAGATGATATCAACCTGTTCTTCAATGCTTACATGAAAGAAAGCTGACATGGAAACACAATTATGACAAGCACATGCTTAGAAATCCCCCATAATGACTTTAATCACATTATAAAAGACACATCATGTCagaaattatttaatatttaaccATGGTTATTGCTGGGATTTCCATAAAACCTTAATCGAAGAGTGCTTTTGACCGGAGCTCTCATTTCATATCTTCagcgtttttattgttttatgtgtATACACCTGAAAGAATCTGAAATTATTCTATTATTAGTCTTTGGTTTTAACTTTAGTTGCGTGCAAAGGATTCtcaagaaaatattaaaactattttttatgtttatattaagGACGTACCAATATATCAGCCCTGATCatcggctgtttttaaacaactgGGTGAAGTCTGATAGTCTGGGGAATTTATTTATCTGcgattgtttaaaaaacagCTGATGATCAGGGCAGATTATATCCTGACAATCAGAAAGGGTGTGTAttgtgtgattattttgaattgggtAACAATGACAACATAATTGTAGTACTCTTCTAGGATTTCATGAGCAAAACTATCAGTATCGATAGATGTCAATAGAATATCAATATCGACACAGGAATTTGTCAAAATACATTTCAGCCCTTGAAAATAGATGAACTGTGCAAAGAAATGGTGGCAATACCTAAATGTTTCACATAATATTTTTGTTCAATCTCTTAAATGAAAGCTCTAACTGTGCGTTCATACCAGACATGAATAAAGCATAAATCACGCTATTTCTGTgtagttggacacttgaacattttgatttaACTCACTTTATTAACACGTTTCATTCAGACATGAATTTGCTGGCTTTAGATAGCTTGTAGTCTCAATATGTGTATAcatatagctcaaattgagtaaaaATCGttttttacaacttaccagattGGCCGACCTCCTTATTCACTTTCTTCCAAGCAAGCAagatcctttttattcctgtttctaTAAAAATATGAAGATGTGTAGTACAGCTGCAGGtgtccacatacagtacagcaACGTTGACCATTCTTTCGTATTTCTGCCTCAGTTCGCTACAtcgtaatcacgtcactactagagcaaccTTCTGATTTGTTAAGCGGTGCGCATAGCTGCCAAAATTAAGTTCTTCAACTAACGTCATTCGTGCTGCAGCATGTCtattgtgtctttgcattgacttaacatgtaaatcactcgcactTAACACTTCGTTcatgtctggtgtgaatgcaacATTAGGCCTAGTCCACATGTACACAGATATCAGAGGTTTTACAtccttcattaaaaaaatctcttcTTTACGAACAAAGATGTCACAAGCCAAACACTACATGACAACCGGAGTTTCTGAAAATCTTCACCCTAGCAGaagtttttataaaagtttagtTTCAGTCACCTGCGTGTGGGCGAATGGCCAAGCTAAGGAAACCATAATAGGTGCTCCTTAAAATAACTGTTACCGGTTCAAAAGAACAATACGTTTGTAAACTGGACATCACTAATGACAACACCCACCTACCTCTAAAGATGTCAAGTACTTCCCATCATTGTCCCTAAAGCAGCGTTTCATGAAGGTTTGTGTAGCCATGAGATTAAAACACTGATGTTCAGCATTGATTTCATTCAGTTCCAGAGGGAAAGAGTTCCTCAGCTTCTCCATTCCACTCTTGTAGACATCAAGTCCCTCCTGCAATGCACCCTCATTCTCAATCATGGCCATAGCGATCACAGCGTTCTCCAAACATGGCACAGCCCCACTAGAGATGGTGTCCACATATGTTTTCGCAAGATGTCCCAAAACTTAAGTAAAGTAGAGTATTATGTACTGGTGATGTTGGTGAATACAAGATGCAATGACAGGAATCATTCAAAATATGAATAGACTGATGTACCTCTACCAGTGACCTTGTGTCCATCTTTCAGATGTTTCACTTGGCTGTGATTAAATATGAACTGGCAGAAATGATCGGCGACCACCAAGAAATGTTTTGATATCTCAGCTTGGTCCAGTGTCTCTAGATATGATACATTCTCTGGGTTGGTCGGGAACGGGAAGGTGAAACATTTTCGTGATGGGAAATATTTCCGAATGCACTCTCTTGGAAGGTTGTAATTATTCACTTGAGGCGATGTACCTTCAAGAGAACGAAACAAAGCTTTAAGGTACAAAATTAAAGGTTTGCCAAGAAACTTGTTAATCTAAAATGAACGTGTATATCACTGTCATAGAAAGCTTAAATCTGTGGCTACTTGGTGAAAGACTATGCACATGTCCATAAACCTGATACACAGTCTGATAAAGTAAGTTATTATGTTTCTGACCTAATTTTAGTTTCAGAGCAAACTCCAGATATTCATCCTCTGTTGTGTCTTTGCCATTGATGTTCAGCTGTAGAGTAAAGTCCCTCACAGCCCAAATAAAACTGGGGAAGAACTTCACAAACTCTGAATCATCTACAACTTCATCAGGTGATTTGATCTTAATGTACTCGGTTAGTTCAGTGACATATCTGTTAGGAGTTAAGAAACTGATATAGCAACTGTTCCGAAGTGTTTTGGTTTTTGGCACAAAGTGTATCTTTAACAGTCATTTATATAATCTATATACAGGGGTTACCAAACTCGGTCCTGGAGGgacggtgtcctgcagagtttagctgaAACTTCCCTCGACACACCTGCCTGAAAGTTTCTTTTGTGCCTAGTAAtaccttgattagctggatcaggttTGTTTGATTAGTTTTGGagcaaaactctgcagagacactggccctccaggagcaggattggacaCCCCTGATCCATAATATTGGGCCATGATTACATTTAGGCTTTAAATGCATTTGGATCATTAAAATGCACAATAAACAGAAAGAAACATTGATAATGAAATGTAAATAATCAGAAGGATACTGCAGTTCCTCTATGGCCCTGTTGTCAATAGTTCCTCTGCTGTTCAGGA
The Paramisgurnus dabryanus chromosome 1, PD_genome_1.1, whole genome shotgun sequence genome window above contains:
- the LOC135779249 gene encoding guanylate-binding protein 4-like — encoded protein: MDKPVCLIDTESDGKLCVQQSALEILLKIEQPVVVVAVVGLYRTGKSYLMNRLAGKQTGFALGSTIESKTKGIWMWCVPHPKQKETTLVLLDTEGLGDVDKGDSKHDTKIFSLAVLLSSTIVLNSRGTIDNRAIEELQYVTELTEYIKIKSPDEVVDDSEFVKFFPSFIWAVRDFTLQLNINGKDTTEDEYLEFALKLKLGTSPQVNNYNLPRECIRKYFPSRKCFTFPFPTNPENVSYLETLDQAEISKHFLVVADHFCQFIFNHSQVKHLKDGHKVTGRVLGHLAKTYVDTISSGAVPCLENAVIAMAMIENEGALQEGLDVYKSGMEKLRNSFPLELNEINAEHQCFNLMATQTFMKRCFRDNDGKYLTSLEEAINHEFDRYLLDNETASEGKCECIISCLSEQMTERITGGYYARPGGYDLFCRDLEDIVIQYNTQANKEVKSAEVLEKFLQEKATITTSILQADNKLTENERRICEERERAVLLEQEIKAQEEKQRHLEEKMEIERQNNEERMRQVKQMMEDEMFLQKQETERAMESKLREKAALMEKGFQEKANRMAWEIDELKRKNAEAEERTSRNYAQMIEDQRQRNEQNMEALRQQHRQQMHAINSRPKRSSSSCSIQ